From Elaeis guineensis isolate ETL-2024a chromosome 16, EG11, whole genome shotgun sequence, a single genomic window includes:
- the LOC105059330 gene encoding serine/arginine-rich splicing factor RS41 isoform X2 — translation MDDERDAEDAIRALDRTEFGRQGRRLRVEWTKQERGGRRSGSSRRSPTNMRPTKTLFVINFDPINTRMRDLEKHFEPYGKILNIRIRRNFAFIQFESQEDATKALDATNMSKLMDRVISVEYALRDDDDRRNGYSPDRRGRNRSPERRSDRGRSASPYGRGRERASPDYGRGPSPYNKPEQRGSPNYDRAESPDYERYRSRSPRQERL, via the exons ATGGATGATGAACGTGATGCGGAGGATGCCATTCGAGCACTTGACCGGACTGAATTTGGTAGGCAAGGGCGACGGCTACGTGTTGAGTGGACAAAG CAAGAGCGTGGTGGTAGGCGGTCTGGCAGTTCAAGAAGATCTCCAACCAATATGAGGCCAACAAAGACcttgtttgtcataaattttgaTCCAATCAATACCAGGATGAGAGATTTGGAGAAGCATTTTGAACCATatggaaaaattttgaatattAGGATTAGAAGAAACTTTGCTTTCATCCAGTTTGAGTCACAGGAGGATGCCACCAAAGCATTGGATGCTACCAATATGAG CAAGTTGATGGATCGAGTTATTTCAGTGGAGTATGCACTTCGTGACGATGATGATAGACGAAATGGGTACAGCCCTGATAGAAGAGGTCGGAACAGATCTCCGGAAAGGAGAAGTGATCGTGGGCGATCTGCCAGTCCTTATGGTAGAGGCAGGGAGAGGGCTAGCCCTGATTACGGTCGTGGTCCCAGCCCGTATAACAAACCTGAACAGAGGGGTAGTCCTAATTATGATAGAGCTGAAAGCCCTGATTATGAGAGGTACCGCAG TCGCTCACCCAGGCAGGAGAGATTGTAA